Genomic window (Elusimicrobiota bacterium):
CGGGAAGCGATCCCCTCGGGGTATCCGTGGCCTGGGAGCAGAAGTACGGCGCAGAACCCCGGCCATGAGGCCGGGCGAGGAACTCCTGCGCGGATTTTCCGGGGAGTCCGCGGGCCTGGTGCGCTTCCGGCAGGTGGGGCCGCGGTACCTCCTGACCAATGAGTTCGGCCGCCACGTCTTCCTTGAGGCCGCGGAGTTCTCTGGCTTCATGGGGGGGCGGCTCGACAAGGAGTCCGCTCTCTACGAGCGTCTCTGCGCCGAGGGCTTCGTCCGGGACCGCATGGATTTTGCGGCCCTGGCGCAAAGGTGGCGCAAGCGCCATAGTTTTCTCTGGCAGGGGCCGGGCCTTCACATCGTGGTCGTGACCTTGCGCTGCAATCATCGCTGTCTGTACTGTCAGGCGAGCTCCGTGGGCATGAAGGAGGCGGGGACGGACATGAGCCTCGAAACGGCCCGCATGGCGGTGGACCGCATTTTCGAGAGTCCCAACCCGGCCCTGACGATCGAATTTCAGGGCGGGGAGCCTCTGGCCAATTGGCCGGCCGTGGAATTCATAACGAACTACGCCCGGCAAAAGAACGAGGCGGCCGGAAAAAAGCTCTGGATCAACCTGGTCTCCAACCTCAGCCTCATGGACGAGGCCAAACTCGATTTCCTGCTCGCCAACGGCGTCACCTTCTGCACCTCCTTGGACGGCCCGGCCGACCTCCATGACCGCAACCGGCCCTACGCGGGGGGTGCCAGCCACGCCGAGGCCGTGCGCTGGTTCAAGGAGATCCAGCGGCGCACGGCCCGCCAGACCTTCGGTATCGACGCCCTTCTGACCACCACGCGCTTCTCCTTGGGCCGGGCCAAGGACATCGTGGACGAATACGTGCGTCTGGGGGCGCGCAGCGTGTACCTGCGTCCCTTGAATCCGTACGGCCTGGCCAAGGCGACTTGGGAGAAAATCGGCTATTCCGTCGAGGAGTTTCTCCGATTTTACAAGGAGGCCCTGGACTACATACTTGAAATAAATTCCCGCCAGGTCTTCTTCGAACAGTGGAGCCGGCTGTTCCTGGCCAAGATACTCACCGACGAGGATCCCAATTTTCTGGACCTGCGCTCCCCATGCGGAGCCGGGATCGGGCAGATCGCCTACAATTACGACGGCAGGATCTACACCTGCGACGAGGGGCGCATGCTCAGCCGCATGGGAGACGAGAGCTTCCAGATCGGGACTTTGGCGGGGCAGTCTTACGCCGACACGGTTTCCCATCCCGTGGTCAAGGCCCTGTCCGTGGCCTCTTGCCTTGAGAACAACCCCGACTGCGACCGCTGCGCCTA
Coding sequences:
- the hxsB gene encoding His-Xaa-Ser system radical SAM maturase HxsB; the protein is MRPGEELLRGFSGESAGLVRFRQVGPRYLLTNEFGRHVFLEAAEFSGFMGGRLDKESALYERLCAEGFVRDRMDFAALAQRWRKRHSFLWQGPGLHIVVVTLRCNHRCLYCQASSVGMKEAGTDMSLETARMAVDRIFESPNPALTIEFQGGEPLANWPAVEFITNYARQKNEAAGKKLWINLVSNLSLMDEAKLDFLLANGVTFCTSLDGPADLHDRNRPYAGGASHAEAVRWFKEIQRRTARQTFGIDALLTTTRFSLGRAKDIVDEYVRLGARSVYLRPLNPYGLAKATWEKIGYSVEEFLRFYKEALDYILEINSRQVFFEQWSRLFLAKILTDEDPNFLDLRSPCGAGIGQIAYNYDGRIYTCDEGRMLSRMGDESFQIGTLAGQSYADTVSHPVVKALSVASCLENNPDCDRCAYKPYCGLCPIQCYAEQGDIVGRMPLNARCRLHQGILDLLFDKLDDPRCRKTFELWLRKPEILYQR